CCACCAGGGGCTTCAGAAAGTTTGCCTCGATAATCGGAGACTCGTTCAAGGggtggatggagatgttgcGGATGCAGGCGACGgcggagaggatgagaggaAGATACGATGActggaggaggcgaagaagagggtgGAGACCGTTGGCTCGGACAATGTCCAGCTGGTACTTTTCGTCGGAGGCCAAGTTTCGGAGGGCCAAGGCGGCCTGGCACTGGACCTTGGGCGAGGAAGAGTCCATGAGATTTACGAGGGACTGGACAAGCTTGGGTTCTGAGGAGGCCAGTTTCCGGCGGTTGTTGGAATCGACGGCAATGTTACTCAGAGCGGTCGTACAATAGTATTGGACGTCGACATCTGGAGAAGACAgaagctggacaaggacgGGGATGGCGCCAGCGTTGACCAGCTGTTGCCGGTTCTCGTCTATCAAGGTATGCAGTTAGCAGCAGCCCAGCGCATTGCGTCACAGCCGTCTCCGCTTGAAAATTTCCGAAACCAAGTGAGACGgtataaaaaataacaaaaGTTGATTTAAAGAAACGCACCAGAATGTGTCATGTTGAGAAGAGCACCGGTGGCATTCCTTTGAACTCGCATGTCTTTGGACTTGGCCAGTCGAGTCAAGGGGCCCAAAGCCCCTGACCGGGcgatcttggccttgttctcctcatGCGTAGCCAGGTTTGTAATGCATCCTACGGCGTTGCACTGAACCTCGACATTTGGCGAGAGCATCTGTCGGATCAGAGGCGTCAGGCCACCGAGCTGGACAATAAGAACCTTGTTCTCGGCTGTAGATGCGCGCACGCAGTAGTTAGAACGCTGGTCAGGTTTGGTCGGGTAGAAGCGCTTCCTTACTGTTGACGGCGAGATTGCCAAGTGCCGCACTGGCAGCTCTCTGGACCTCGATATCGGGGCTTTGTAGCAAAAACAGGATGGGCTCAAGAGTGTCGCGATCGACCTCACGGACATCTACAAAGCTCTGTTATTAGCACCGGCGCCACCGCCCTTGCGTGATCCCCAACTGCAGAGACCAGCTGCCCGAGACGGCCATACCTCGTTCTGTGATTTCGGCAAACGTCAAACTGGCGCTGCGCTGTAGATCGATGTTTTCCGAGAAAACCAGCGTGCTGAGGGCTCGGAGCGGTTCGCCAGAGAAGAAGTCGGTCTCGCCGCGCTGCATCCGTAGAGACAAGTCAGCTTTCAGCCACGAGCGGCAAAGGGGGAAGAATGAtggccagcagcatcgaAGGCCATCATCAGCGGAGTAAACGCACGTTTTCGAGATACTGGAGAAGGTCGGCAACCGCCTCTCGCTCGCTATCGGCGAGAGCAGGTTCGTAGAGGCCATCGCGGGCTCGCCCTGGAAACGGGAGTTAGAGAGAAGACTCGGAGAAGGggcgaaagaaaaaagtcggATAGAGAGAGACTGGGCAACGGATCTGGGCTGGCTCACCTCCGCAGCATGTCGAGTTGCAAATACCCATGGCGGCGACAGCTGGGCTTTTGATCGACTTTGGGgcggagaggatggagaggagaggatggaagatgcttctgtttcttttgttgatgcttttgctctggctctggcccTGGCGGTGCTTATtaggcggtggtgatggagctGGGACGCTAGCGCCACCTCTAAATGGGTACCTGTGCAGCTACTGGCCAAGTACATACAACGGCTGACCTGGACGCTTGTGCTGGCTGCGGTTTATGCTGTGGCCAGGCCGAGGCGCCAAGTATCGGCCGTGTATCCACCGATGGGCCACGGCAACGGGAGCGTGACGAAAGGGCGGGTcctgaagctgctgttgctggctGCTGGCGCGATCGAGGAGCGCTAGAGTGAGCAACCGCAGGCTGGGAGTCCACTGAAGAGGAGCCCTAAGAAATTGATTGATGGCACTTGACCTAAGGAGACGGGAGGAGACTATGTGGATTTTGGATGTATAGAGCTTGCAGAGCGGTGGGCGGAATTGGACCTCACTtgatacagtacagtagagCAagggcatgagcatgagcataAGTGAGAAGGGggcagacaagacaagacaagacggcAAGAGGATTCCGCGGGCGATGCGGTGACAATCCGTTTCTATTTCTCAAGATCGGACTGATCGCTTcgagaagggcaagggctAGGCTGGGCTCTGGAAGGGACTGACTGGACACCAAGGCTCGACGACGGTTAGGCCTTGGCCTTTGGGTCGCAGGGGGTCGCTGCGAAGTCGTCACAAGCACATGGACCAGACGTCGAGGCGGTACTTGCGGCAGCCATGGAAATCCCACGCCGCGCATAAGTACTCCCGCGACAAGACCCCCATGCAAGGCGGCCACTTGCTTGGGCGGCATTGGGAATAGTAATACGGAGTCTGCTGGCAGCACTAAGGCAGTAGTCAAGGGCTCAGATAGGCGGGCTTTGGACGATATGCGGCCACAAGTGCTTGGAGAAGGGCATCTAGTGGTGGCCCACTGCGGTCAGAGGACAGGCGTGACTACTGTATGGATGGACGTCGTTTAAACctggagagcagagcagagcttCAGACTCGAggtgaggcgaggcgaggtGGTATCAGGTTTAGGTTTCTTTTCAGTTTTGGACGGTCCATCCAACTCCAACCCCTGCTATCGGGCATCTACGTAGTCTGTTATGGCGCTGATCAATGCCGctacatactcgtacatgtagatgAAACATGCATCCTATTGTTGTACAAGATATGCTGCATGCCTGTCCTTACATGCTGGTGCTAGTTACTACTAGTACTTGTATGCACAACAGCGGCCAGCACGACACACTCCGTCTTATTCATACCTCCTCTACCGGCGTCTATTGGACCATTTGCACCTCTTCACCGCGGCATGATTAAGTGTTCGGGATCCTACGTGTTCACGCCAGACGGTGCTATGAGGGCATGGCAAACATGGGTATCTGCCAACCGCCGCCTCATTCGCAGCGCTCGGGGCCCAGCCAACCTGCGAATCGGCGGTCTATGCTGGTTCAGGCAGTGTCTTGGGTTGGACTCTTTGCGTttgagggggagggggatcGGGTCCGCAAACCACGTATGTAATGTAGCGGAACCAGTCCTGCGAGTCCAGCTGTCAAGGAGCCCATTGGCTGCGCAGTCCTACCGTCTTTGGATTTTTTCAGGCGTATCGGCGGCTACGACGATAATAAATGACGAGTTGAGCATAGGCTCTTTGGTCGAAAAATTTTCAACCCGACATTCGATAGCCTCGCTGGGGCTTGGTTTGGGCATGTTCGTGGGCCAAAAGGCGGAGATGTGCAGATTGATGGAGCTCGGCTCGAACGTTGGCTGCACCTTGTGACCACCAGATACTA
This genomic stretch from Trichoderma breve strain T069 chromosome 1, whole genome shotgun sequence harbors:
- a CDS encoding armadillo/beta-catenin-like repeat domain-containing protein: MGICNSTCCGGRARDGLYEPALADSEREAVADLLQYLENRGETDFFSGEPLRALSTLVFSENIDLQRSASLTFAEITERDVREVDRDTLEPILFLLQSPDIEVQRAASAALGNLAVNTENKVLIVQLGGLTPLIRQMLSPNVEVQCNAVGCITNLATHEENKAKIARSGALGPLTRLAKSKDMRVQRNATGALLNMTHSDENRQQLVNAGAIPVLVQLLSSPDVDVQYYCTTALSNIAVDSNNRRKLASSEPKLVQSLVNLMDSSSPKVQCQAALALRNLASDEKYQLDIVRANGLHPLLRLLQSSYLPLILSAVACIRNISIHPLNESPIIEANFLKPLVDLLGSTDNEEIQCHAISTLRNLAASSDRNKALVLEAGAVQKCKQLVLDVPVTVQSEMTAAIAVLALSDDLKSHLLNLGVCDVLIPLTHSESIEVQGNSAAALGNLSSKVGDYSIFVQNWNEPNGGVHGYLCRFLQSGDATFQHIAVWTLLQLFESEDKTLIGQIGKADDIIENIRLIANRQVADPEVEEEDEGEVINLAQRCLELLGQSGGSKAHIEG